One Agrobacterium vaccinii DNA window includes the following coding sequences:
- a CDS encoding zinc-binding dehydrogenase, which translates to MRAAVYFKHGKPEDVLEVVDVGDPKAPGRDEVLVRVHLRPVHHGDLLGVAGRYQPGAAISEGGVRVGFEGYGVVEAAGDGVTLRPGTRVAFFPGSGAWSEKSIVPAEYVTEVPDDVSDEAAAQLHVNPLTAALLLRAVEKSGAKPGRDVVVLTAAGSAVARLTIALLLDRGYDVVGVVRREAGVNELNVVFPDLAVVSTDKSGWQDRVTSAADGNPIKIVLDPVGGETASAASGLLSQGGSLVSYGDLSGRPISVPALYFSTRDIRISGVTVGRWAGLPADIRKADLRLALELAASKRELFPVEKIFDLADVAEASAQVELPGRTGTIILASP; encoded by the coding sequence ATGCGCGCTGCAGTCTATTTCAAGCATGGCAAGCCCGAGGACGTTCTCGAAGTGGTGGATGTTGGCGATCCTAAGGCACCCGGACGCGATGAGGTGCTTGTCCGCGTCCATCTGCGGCCGGTCCACCACGGCGACCTTCTCGGTGTAGCCGGGCGGTACCAGCCCGGAGCGGCGATTTCGGAGGGCGGTGTTCGCGTCGGGTTCGAGGGCTACGGTGTGGTCGAGGCTGCAGGAGATGGGGTCACTCTGAGGCCCGGCACCCGCGTAGCCTTCTTCCCCGGAAGTGGGGCCTGGAGCGAAAAATCTATCGTCCCCGCCGAATACGTCACGGAGGTCCCCGACGACGTTTCTGACGAGGCCGCTGCCCAGCTTCACGTTAACCCTTTGACAGCCGCACTTCTTCTTCGTGCGGTAGAGAAATCGGGGGCAAAACCGGGTCGTGACGTTGTGGTTCTCACTGCCGCGGGATCCGCTGTGGCCAGATTGACGATCGCGCTGCTGCTCGATCGCGGGTATGATGTCGTCGGCGTGGTCAGAAGGGAAGCCGGCGTCAATGAACTCAACGTCGTGTTTCCGGATCTGGCTGTGGTTTCCACCGACAAATCCGGCTGGCAGGACCGGGTCACCTCCGCAGCAGATGGGAATCCGATCAAGATCGTTCTCGATCCGGTAGGTGGCGAGACCGCGAGTGCGGCATCCGGGTTGCTTTCTCAAGGCGGCAGTCTCGTATCCTACGGCGATCTTTCCGGACGGCCAATCTCCGTACCCGCACTTTATTTTTCGACACGCGATATACGGATCTCCGGAGTGACGGTCGGCCGCTGGGCAGGTCTGCCTGCGGATATTCGAAAGGCTGATCTTCGGCTGGCGCTCGAACTTGCCGCCAGCAAGCGGGAGCTGTTTCCCGTCGAGAAAATCTTCGACTTGGCGGACGTTGCCGAGGCTTCCGCGCAGGTCGAACTGCCAGGCAGGACTGGCACGATAATACTCGCGTCACCATGA
- a CDS encoding putative quinol monooxygenase, with the protein MADHDKTLPTGVIVSAYYRVHPDDRQTFIDAVIPDMTAAQKIDGCRFYAFAQDLVDPNTFHLIEGYEDERSYEKHEDSETFLKALAHVVKNVRILDRQGVRYDVAKLHIDDPRGRVSS; encoded by the coding sequence ATGGCAGACCATGATAAGACATTGCCAACAGGCGTAATCGTTAGCGCATATTACCGCGTCCATCCCGACGATCGGCAGACGTTCATCGATGCAGTTATTCCAGACATGACCGCTGCGCAGAAGATCGACGGCTGCAGGTTCTATGCGTTCGCGCAGGATCTCGTCGATCCCAACACATTCCATTTGATCGAAGGCTATGAGGATGAGCGCTCCTATGAGAAGCATGAGGACTCTGAAACTTTCCTCAAGGCCCTCGCTCATGTCGTAAAGAACGTCAGAATCCTTGATCGCCAAGGCGTCCGTTACGATGTCGCAAAATTGCACATAGACGACCCACGCGGCCGCGTTTCGTCCTGA